One part of the Pseudoliparis swirei isolate HS2019 ecotype Mariana Trench chromosome 6, NWPU_hadal_v1, whole genome shotgun sequence genome encodes these proteins:
- the LOC130195078 gene encoding uncharacterized oxidoreductase YjmC-like, which translates to MTRCLISKPEVQGFIERCMTSVGTQAHHARSLAEVLVEGDHRGHYSHGLNRMDMYVKDIQTGICAKDGEPVVEKESAGTALVDGKNLLGPVVGNFCMQLAIKKAKEAGIGWVVAHGSNHYGIAGYYAMQALKENMIGMSFTNTSPLVVPTRGKECTLGTNPISVAAPAKDGDSFVLDMATSAVALGKVELHERRGDTIPEGWGCDAGGTLTTDPKRVLSGGGLVPIGGSEATGGYKGYGLGMMVEVFCGILAGAQYSKHVRTWKVTDRVANLGQCFVAINPENFAPGFDGRMSDLLSIQRGLEPVDPSAPVLAAGDPERMNVKKCEELGGIPYHINVINYMNECGKRVGVSPLLPCDNVISN; encoded by the exons ATGTCTGATTAGCAAGCCGGAGGTGCAAGGCTTCATCGAGAGGTGCATGACGAGCGTGGGCACCCAGGCGCATCACGCCCGCAGCCTGGCCGAGGTGCTGGTGGAGGGAGACCACCGGGGCCACTACAGCCACGGGCTCAACCGGATGG ACATGTACGTGAAGGACATCCAGACGGGAATCTGTGCCAAGGACGGCGAGCCGGTGGTGGAGAAGGAGAGTGCCGGCACGGCACTGGTTGATGGGAAGAACCTCCTGGGTCCCGTGGTGGGAAACTTCTGCATGCAACTGGCCATAAAGAAGGCCAAAGAAGCCGGCATCGGCTGGGTGGTGGCACACG GTTCCAACCATTACGGCATCGCCGGCTACTACGCAATGCAAGCTCTGAAGGAAAACATGATT GGCATGTCCTTTACCAACACGTCCCCGCTGGTGGTTCCCACACGTGGAAAAGAG TGCACTTTGGGCACCAACCCCATCAGCGTGGCCGCGCCTGCTAAAGACGGAGACAGCTTTGTTCTGGATATGGCCACATCTGCCGTCGCACTTGGAAAG GTGGAGCTCCATGAGCGGCGTGGAGACACCATCCCCGAAGGCTGGGGCTGCGACGCTGGGGGCACGCTGACCACCGACCCCAAGAGAGTCCTGAGCGGAGGAGGACTGGTGCCCATCGGCGGGAGTGAAGCCACAG GAGGCTACAAAGGCTACGGTCTGGGAATGATGGTGGAAGTGTTCTGTGGCATCTTGGCCGGGGCCCAGTACAGCAAACACGTCCGCACGTGGAAAGTAACCGACCGCGTTGCAAACCTG GGTCAGTGTTTCGTGGCGATTAACCCGGAGAACTTTGCTCCCGGGTTCGACGGCAGGATGTCTGACCTTCTGTCCATCCAGAGAGGGCTGGAGCCG GTTGACCCCAGCGCTCCCGTGTTGGCTGCCGGAGATCCAGAGAGGATGAACGTGAAGAAGTGTGAGGAGCTGGGCGGCATCCCCTACCACATCAACGTCATCAACTACATG AACGAATGCGGCAAGAGAGTTGGCGTCAGCCCTCTGCTGCCATGTGACAACGTCATCTCCAATTAG